In Bdellovibrionales bacterium, the following proteins share a genomic window:
- the mraZ gene encoding division/cell wall cluster transcriptional repressor MraZ codes for MTRNRSLLKWMEVAKSGIQAGWLVPVLSWEPMDGLSSQSGRLRMTAVFRGRFECKIDPKGRIKIPSNYRRCMFERDSSVVITNGQYQGQRCLEICSVTEWEVLESKIGRLPSLRREVQAFRRFYLSGAHILSVDAQDRLLIPQSLRHYAGLQENAVLVGMGSKFEIWSAEAWKLLYDNMAENFGEVLEEMAALDRLEMGES; via the coding sequence TTGACGCGTAACCGCTCTCTGCTAAAGTGGATGGAAGTGGCAAAAAGTGGAATACAGGCGGGATGGCTTGTTCCTGTTTTGTCCTGGGAGCCCATGGATGGGCTTTCCTCTCAGTCGGGAAGGTTGAGGATGACCGCGGTATTCAGAGGACGGTTTGAATGTAAAATCGATCCGAAGGGCAGAATCAAGATACCTTCAAACTACCGTCGCTGCATGTTTGAGAGGGATTCAAGTGTTGTGATCACAAATGGTCAATATCAAGGTCAGCGTTGTCTAGAGATCTGTTCAGTGACGGAGTGGGAAGTTCTGGAGTCAAAGATCGGAAGGCTCCCTTCTCTTAGAAGGGAGGTCCAGGCTTTTCGGCGCTTTTATTTGTCGGGCGCTCATATTCTTTCGGTCGATGCTCAGGATCGACTTTTGATTCCACAGAGTTTGAGGCACTATGCTGGACTACAGGAAAATGCGGTATTGGTGGGAATGGGTAGCAAATTTGAGATTTGGTCCGCTGAAGCCTGGAAATTACTTTACGATAACATGGCCGAGAATTTTGGAGAAGTTTTGGAAGAAATGGCAGCATTGGATCGACTAGAAATGGGTGAATCCTAA
- the dacB gene encoding D-alanyl-D-alanine carboxypeptidase/D-alanyl-D-alanine-endopeptidase — MATNIWQLGLSAYLLCASFFWTVALGSELSSRLNRSVSQSTLKKEDLALVMMLHSEGKAEEILSINADQRFIPASVTKIFTAAMTLEKYPTGHRFVTELVASEANEGPLLKGDLFLKGGGDPSFVSESMWALVNEFVRTGIKTIGGDLVVDDSRFDKERFDSGRDPERVDRAYDAPIGAMSFNWNSVNIYVRPGKKEGDKPFVFADPENEYIHLINEAQTSGPRSKKDLQVSRKPNGTKSDTIVVSGKIPVGGDEVVIYKGVLQPEIWSAFNLRSFLLSRGISVKGQVREGKVPSAGVIRLAKIESKPIGAIVTDMMKFSNNYVAEMLTKNLAAELVGIPGTMENGIKVLSDYMNEKGFKSDSFSLTSPSGLSRRNRVTAHQLIRILEDLRKNFTVFPEFVSSLPILGVDGTLKSRMKGSEAKGWVRAKTGMLTGAIGLSGYAGRADGGVITFVFLFNGSAKKMDVAKRLFDSLIKELFL; from the coding sequence ATGGCGACCAATATCTGGCAACTGGGCTTGAGTGCCTATCTTCTTTGCGCCAGTTTTTTTTGGACTGTAGCGTTAGGCAGTGAATTGTCCAGTCGACTCAATCGGAGTGTAAGCCAGTCAACCTTGAAAAAGGAAGATCTCGCGCTGGTCATGATGCTTCATTCTGAGGGCAAAGCTGAGGAGATTTTGTCAATCAATGCGGACCAGAGATTTATTCCCGCGTCTGTAACCAAGATATTCACCGCTGCGATGACTTTGGAGAAATACCCAACGGGACACCGCTTTGTAACGGAGTTGGTGGCTTCAGAGGCGAATGAAGGTCCGCTCCTTAAAGGGGACCTCTTTTTAAAAGGAGGAGGGGATCCGAGCTTTGTGTCTGAATCAATGTGGGCATTGGTGAATGAGTTTGTTCGCACCGGAATCAAAACTATTGGTGGCGACCTGGTGGTCGATGACAGTCGATTTGATAAAGAACGTTTTGATTCAGGTCGAGATCCTGAGAGAGTAGATCGAGCCTATGACGCTCCGATTGGGGCCATGTCATTCAATTGGAATTCGGTTAATATCTATGTTCGACCCGGAAAAAAGGAAGGGGATAAGCCCTTTGTCTTTGCGGATCCCGAGAATGAATACATTCACCTTATCAATGAAGCTCAGACAAGTGGGCCTCGTTCTAAAAAAGATCTGCAAGTGAGTCGGAAACCAAATGGCACGAAAAGTGATACAATTGTTGTGTCTGGAAAAATTCCGGTGGGAGGGGACGAAGTCGTTATCTATAAGGGAGTTCTGCAGCCTGAAATTTGGTCGGCTTTTAATTTACGTTCCTTTCTGCTGAGCAGAGGAATATCGGTCAAGGGTCAGGTTCGAGAGGGGAAGGTCCCTTCTGCGGGTGTCATTCGTTTGGCAAAAATTGAAAGTAAACCGATCGGTGCAATTGTGACCGACATGATGAAGTTTTCAAACAACTATGTTGCTGAGATGTTAACGAAGAACCTTGCTGCTGAGTTGGTTGGAATTCCAGGCACCATGGAGAACGGGATCAAAGTGCTTTCTGACTACATGAACGAGAAGGGTTTCAAGTCTGATAGCTTTTCCTTGACTAGCCCTTCAGGTCTTTCGCGTCGCAATCGTGTTACGGCCCACCAGCTCATTCGGATACTCGAAGATTTACGCAAGAATTTTACCGTTTTTCCGGAATTTGTCTCTTCACTTCCTATTTTGGGAGTTGACGGAACCTTGAAGTCGAGAATGAAGGGATCAGAAGCGAAGGGCTGGGTCAGAGCTAAGACAGGAATGCTCACTGGGGCCATAGGGCTTTCCGGTTATGCTGGGAGAGCAGATGGAGGAGTGATCACCTTTGTTTTCCTATTTAATGGCTCTGCTAAAAAGATGGACGTGGCAAAGCGTCTTTTCGATTCTCTCATCAAGGAGTTATTTCTTTAG
- a CDS encoding zinc ribbon domain-containing protein, which produces MMQECPRCGFLQPRDRYCAYCGLDIESFLTKPQPWYRRLLLSTTIQVGALGITVCATFGYIYWQQKGLPSFSEVLLRAQQHSLPEPGSTAPPVASNANESNSGQDFDEDRNGRKRAPSSQREGADQESYSLPGPQETGNQDLPSEKTVGGEIEKPKASQPAKLFLRFAEMPREFLAQIFSDSQIILESQQIQVVRYPTNQTIEEVLKKILEISSCQEKKTLYFWKDACK; this is translated from the coding sequence ATGATGCAGGAATGCCCTCGCTGTGGTTTTCTCCAGCCACGAGATCGTTACTGTGCGTATTGTGGTTTAGATATCGAGAGTTTCTTGACTAAACCCCAGCCGTGGTACCGACGGTTGCTCTTAAGCACCACAATTCAGGTTGGTGCGCTGGGTATCACGGTCTGCGCTACTTTCGGATATATTTATTGGCAGCAAAAGGGACTCCCCTCCTTCTCTGAGGTTTTACTCAGAGCACAGCAACATTCTCTTCCCGAGCCAGGATCAACTGCGCCCCCTGTAGCTTCCAATGCAAACGAATCAAACTCTGGCCAAGATTTCGACGAAGACAGGAATGGTCGAAAAAGAGCTCCCAGTTCGCAAAGAGAAGGAGCTGACCAGGAAAGTTACAGCCTTCCAGGCCCGCAAGAGACAGGCAACCAAGACCTCCCTAGCGAAAAAACCGTCGGAGGAGAAATCGAAAAGCCAAAAGCCTCCCAACCTGCAAAGCTGTTCCTTAGATTTGCCGAAATGCCACGCGAGTTTCTTGCACAAATCTTCTCCGACTCTCAGATCATCCTGGAGTCTCAGCAAATCCAAGTTGTTCGTTACCCGACAAATCAAACTATCGAAGAAGTTTTGAAAAAAATCCTAGAAATATCCTCTTGCCAGGAAAAAAAGACGCTGTATTTTTGGAAGGACGCTTGCAAATGA
- a CDS encoding exonuclease: MDLSQLWPDATFVIFDTETTGKYPLDAELCELAAVKWVGGKVVDQFQTLLKPSRPIPPEVIAIHNINDGMVEKAPKIREKIAEFHRFIGDGIPVAHHVPFDLGFLAIEFERARLPLPTAPVLCTSLLSRAVITESPNHRMATLVQVLGLDGGQAHRALDDTKACLGLFSKILERMGSNCTIAELMRKQGVDLQWRDYSLQNLRANRVIAEILTAIEEKRAVEIVYSGGSRPGQARTILPLGLVRNHQGDFLVAQEESEGIQKTLDDVPKRYFLNKITAARS; this comes from the coding sequence ATGGATCTCAGTCAGTTGTGGCCTGATGCCACCTTTGTTATTTTTGATACGGAAACAACCGGAAAGTATCCTCTTGACGCCGAACTTTGTGAATTGGCTGCCGTGAAATGGGTAGGTGGGAAAGTTGTTGATCAGTTTCAAACTTTATTGAAACCGAGCCGTCCCATTCCTCCCGAGGTGATCGCCATTCATAATATTAATGATGGCATGGTAGAAAAGGCACCAAAAATTCGAGAAAAAATTGCTGAATTTCATCGATTTATCGGAGATGGAATTCCGGTTGCCCACCATGTTCCTTTTGATTTGGGGTTTCTGGCCATCGAATTCGAGAGGGCGAGGCTCCCCCTTCCCACCGCCCCTGTCTTGTGTACAAGTTTGCTTTCAAGAGCTGTCATCACTGAATCTCCAAATCATCGAATGGCAACTTTGGTGCAGGTTTTAGGTTTAGATGGTGGCCAGGCCCACCGTGCTCTTGATGACACAAAGGCCTGCTTGGGCTTGTTTTCAAAGATTTTGGAGAGGATGGGTTCAAATTGCACAATAGCTGAACTGATGAGGAAACAGGGAGTGGATCTGCAGTGGAGAGACTATTCCTTGCAAAACTTGCGTGCAAATCGGGTCATCGCGGAGATTCTCACTGCAATTGAAGAAAAACGGGCGGTGGAAATCGTCTATTCCGGGGGCTCTCGGCCTGGTCAAGCACGAACTATTTTGCCCTTAGGACTTGTAAGAAATCATCAAGGTGATTTCTTAGTGGCTCAAGAAGAGTCCGAGGGAATTCAAAAGACCCTTGACGATGTTCCGAAGCGCTACTTTTTGAACAAAATAACGGCGGCAAGATCTTAG
- the hpt gene encoding hypoxanthine phosphoribosyltransferase, protein MSSQLKLTELISEERLQEKIKEMGKILSEKFMGEPLVAICILKGSFMFYADLVREIDTDMVCEFFGVSSYLNASRSSGEVQLTLDLNTPIEGKHVLLIEDIVDTGLTMSYLQKNLSARKPRSLTTATLLLKPGCLKVDCPVDHVGFEVSDEFVVGYGLDYQGYFRNIPYIAQVEGLI, encoded by the coding sequence ATGTCTTCACAACTCAAATTGACTGAGCTCATCTCGGAGGAACGGCTCCAGGAAAAAATTAAGGAAATGGGAAAAATCCTGAGTGAAAAATTCATGGGAGAGCCGCTGGTCGCCATCTGCATTCTCAAGGGATCTTTTATGTTTTACGCCGATTTGGTGCGAGAGATTGATACCGATATGGTGTGCGAGTTCTTTGGTGTGTCTAGTTACCTTAATGCTTCCCGATCTTCCGGTGAAGTCCAACTGACTCTGGACCTCAACACCCCAATTGAAGGCAAACACGTTCTACTCATCGAGGACATTGTCGATACGGGGTTGACTATGTCTTATCTTCAAAAGAATCTCAGTGCCAGAAAGCCAAGAAGTCTTACCACGGCCACTCTCCTGCTCAAACCAGGATGCTTGAAAGTCGATTGTCCGGTTGATCACGTCGGATTTGAGGTTTCCGACGAATTTGTTGTTGGATATGGCCTTGATTACCAGGGATACTTCCGCAATATTCCCTATATTGCGCAAGTTGAGGGTCTCATCTAG
- a CDS encoding ABC transporter substrate-binding protein, with product MQRIILSTLFLFALSLLGVSCTKDLSADPDSIVVALATAPSTLDPRFATDANGMRIAGLLFNSLVKIGPELDVVGDAAESWEYQDKIYKFRLRQGLKFSNGRAVTPEDIQFTFSEYQSSISPFRTALTSVKSVDVSEDSRGLLVKIRLNEFSAKFLASDLPAIKILPKAEILKYGLEFNQYLIGTGSFKFETQTANEIILSSRFDHNFAPPKIKRVVFKIIRDDFTRFQKTIKGSVDIAQAEIPLNKIKDFSDKPDEFQVFRYPGLSMSYILINFEDPILKEKSVRNALAQGINREELIKYKLEGFARPATSILTPNNPYFDKSLTNSLFDVPKAKGFIEKLGLQGKELVLKTSNNQSAVDNGKIIANQLSLLGLKVKLESFEWGTFYEDVQKGKFQMATLRWIGALDPDIYRLAFHSSERPPGRNRGRYVNPNLDRILEQGLKEPNKTKRMEIYQKVQKIINDDLAIIPLWYDEQVAIVNRRVNNYQPHLGGDFSPLIQVSKK from the coding sequence ATGCAGCGCATAATTTTATCAACTTTATTTTTGTTTGCCCTAAGTCTCCTAGGAGTCTCTTGCACCAAGGACCTAAGTGCAGATCCGGACTCCATTGTGGTTGCTCTAGCGACCGCACCTTCAACCCTTGATCCGCGATTTGCGACGGACGCCAACGGAATGAGGATTGCGGGACTCCTATTTAATTCTCTCGTAAAAATTGGCCCCGAACTCGACGTTGTGGGAGATGCAGCCGAATCTTGGGAATATCAGGACAAAATATACAAATTCCGCCTTCGTCAAGGATTGAAATTCAGCAATGGCCGGGCGGTCACTCCCGAAGACATTCAATTTACTTTCTCTGAATACCAAAGTTCTATCAGTCCCTTTCGCACAGCCCTGACTTCTGTCAAATCTGTTGATGTGAGCGAAGATAGCCGCGGTCTCCTCGTAAAAATCAGACTCAATGAATTTTCGGCAAAGTTTTTAGCATCAGATCTTCCGGCCATCAAAATTCTTCCAAAAGCTGAAATTCTCAAATACGGATTGGAATTCAACCAATATCTCATCGGAACAGGAAGCTTCAAATTTGAAACTCAAACGGCAAATGAGATTATCCTAAGCAGCAGATTTGATCATAATTTTGCACCTCCAAAAATTAAGAGAGTCGTCTTCAAAATAATTCGCGATGACTTTACACGATTTCAGAAAACAATTAAGGGATCTGTCGATATTGCCCAGGCTGAAATTCCGCTTAACAAAATAAAAGATTTTTCGGATAAGCCGGATGAATTTCAGGTTTTTCGGTATCCTGGCTTATCTATGAGTTATATCTTGATTAATTTTGAAGATCCTATCCTTAAGGAAAAATCGGTAAGAAATGCTCTCGCTCAAGGAATCAATCGGGAGGAACTCATCAAATACAAGCTCGAAGGATTTGCGAGACCGGCAACTTCTATTCTTACTCCCAACAATCCCTATTTTGATAAATCTCTCACAAACTCTTTATTTGATGTCCCAAAAGCGAAGGGGTTCATTGAAAAACTAGGACTGCAAGGCAAAGAGTTAGTTCTTAAAACATCAAACAACCAAAGCGCCGTCGACAATGGAAAGATTATTGCCAACCAACTGAGTCTCCTCGGACTCAAAGTTAAGTTAGAGAGTTTCGAGTGGGGAACATTTTATGAGGATGTTCAAAAGGGCAAGTTTCAAATGGCTACGCTTCGCTGGATAGGAGCTCTTGATCCTGATATCTATCGTCTCGCCTTTCATAGTTCAGAAAGACCCCCTGGTCGTAATCGCGGACGTTATGTGAATCCAAATCTCGACAGAATACTAGAGCAAGGCTTGAAGGAACCAAATAAGACCAAGCGGATGGAAATATATCAAAAAGTCCAGAAAATCATAAATGATGACCTCGCAATTATTCCTCTCTGGTACGATGAGCAAGTGGCAATTGTCAATCGCCGAGTAAATAATTACCAACCTCACCTAGGAGGGGATTTCAGTCCGTTGATTCAGGTGAGCAAAAAATAG
- a CDS encoding signal peptidase II, which produces MNKRDWMIVIGLVFVVWFIDRITKSLAVEYVTQLQFYGPIGFVLHRNPGAILGVFSNLPALLRIVSLSTGGAFLIFTYATIQYLLPRRSFVLRAGMSILLGGILGNVTDRIIWGSVVDWILFGNIQWTTPAFNFSDAIQWVGYFMIVGSLIKEGSQIWPNENERKKVWINPIFQWKYCFVLVFVGFGFGIISGVFSYTFLKVTIDDIVIGPPLLAEQKFLTPFLLTYMSINLGFMLMLFLIGRVLSHRTAGPLYAFERFVDDVLTGRDRILKLRQGDEFLHLEELANKIRETFIREGILRPSEKPITITEPEDISLLGQLKDDPTSPSIENETNENLDIPILPSRKETANS; this is translated from the coding sequence ATGAATAAACGTGATTGGATGATCGTGATAGGCTTGGTTTTTGTGGTTTGGTTCATCGATCGAATCACCAAATCACTTGCAGTTGAATATGTGACCCAACTTCAATTCTACGGTCCCATCGGATTCGTTTTGCACCGTAATCCTGGGGCCATACTTGGAGTGTTCTCAAACCTTCCCGCACTCCTGCGAATCGTATCTCTGAGTACGGGAGGTGCCTTTCTTATTTTTACTTACGCAACTATTCAATATCTGCTGCCGCGCCGATCCTTTGTATTGCGAGCCGGAATGTCGATTCTTCTTGGTGGAATACTCGGAAACGTAACCGACCGGATTATCTGGGGCTCAGTTGTTGACTGGATTTTATTTGGAAACATTCAGTGGACGACCCCTGCCTTCAATTTTTCAGATGCTATTCAGTGGGTGGGATATTTTATGATCGTGGGATCTCTCATAAAAGAGGGAAGCCAAATCTGGCCAAACGAAAATGAAAGAAAAAAGGTTTGGATAAATCCAATTTTTCAATGGAAATATTGCTTCGTGCTGGTATTTGTTGGTTTCGGATTCGGAATCATCTCGGGGGTTTTTTCTTATACCTTTCTCAAAGTGACCATTGACGATATTGTCATCGGCCCCCCCTTGTTGGCTGAACAGAAATTTCTCACTCCTTTTTTATTGACCTACATGTCAATCAATTTGGGATTTATGCTGATGCTCTTTTTGATTGGGCGAGTTCTTTCTCACAGAACGGCGGGCCCTCTTTATGCTTTTGAACGATTCGTCGACGATGTCTTAACTGGTCGAGATCGGATTCTCAAACTCCGTCAGGGCGATGAATTCCTTCATCTTGAAGAACTTGCCAACAAGATTCGAGAGACGTTTATTCGTGAGGGAATTCTTCGTCCCTCTGAAAAACCAATCACCATTACAGAACCTGAGGATATTTCCCTACTCGGGCAGTTGAAAGACGATCCCACTTCTCCGTCCATCGAAAACGAAACCAATGAGAATCTTGACATCCCCATCCTTCCATCCAGAAAAGAAACAGCCAACTCCTGA
- the rsmH gene encoding 16S rRNA (cytosine(1402)-N(4))-methyltransferase RsmH — MEHIPVLLESVLKMAGELGASPRFMLDGTFGRGGHTQACMKLFPILKVFAIDQDADAIEYGESHFAAEIKSGRLVLMRSNFASFLDWKAAAEVFHGGSGFDLILLDLGVSSPQLDRGERGFSFYHDGPLDMRMDQRGDLTAAHIINNWEADDLNELFRSLGELHRPGRVTEAIIAARRNRLFTTTGELSALIEKCEGWRKKGCHPATQYFLALRLAVNREIEVVREVILPMIECLADQGRFLVITFHSLEDRIVKYAFREHLDRGFLVNKKVIQADRVEAKDNPRARSAKLRVFQRGQREKKLKGVKTWIGDKRVN; from the coding sequence ATGGAACACATACCCGTCCTACTTGAATCTGTTCTTAAAATGGCGGGAGAGCTTGGCGCCTCTCCGCGGTTTATGCTTGATGGAACCTTTGGTCGTGGTGGGCATACTCAGGCTTGTATGAAGTTGTTTCCGATTCTGAAAGTCTTTGCAATTGATCAAGATGCGGACGCTATTGAGTATGGGGAAAGTCACTTTGCCGCAGAAATCAAATCTGGGAGGCTCGTTTTAATGCGTTCCAATTTCGCATCTTTTTTGGATTGGAAGGCAGCTGCAGAAGTATTCCATGGCGGCAGCGGCTTTGATTTGATCTTGTTAGATCTCGGAGTGAGTTCGCCCCAACTTGATCGTGGCGAGAGGGGTTTTAGTTTCTATCATGATGGCCCTCTTGATATGCGAATGGACCAAAGAGGAGACCTCACCGCCGCCCATATCATTAATAATTGGGAAGCCGATGACTTGAATGAATTGTTTCGCTCCCTTGGCGAATTGCACCGACCAGGAAGAGTCACTGAAGCAATTATAGCTGCTCGCCGTAATCGATTGTTTACAACAACAGGCGAACTTTCTGCCTTGATTGAAAAATGTGAGGGATGGCGGAAAAAGGGGTGTCATCCTGCGACACAATATTTTCTTGCCCTGCGATTGGCGGTGAATCGTGAAATTGAGGTGGTGAGAGAGGTCATCTTGCCAATGATTGAATGCTTGGCTGATCAGGGTCGATTTCTTGTTATCACATTTCACTCACTTGAAGATCGAATTGTTAAATATGCATTTAGAGAGCACTTAGATAGGGGATTCCTTGTAAACAAGAAGGTCATACAGGCAGACCGTGTTGAAGCGAAGGACAATCCAAGGGCTCGCAGCGCAAAGCTTCGAGTTTTTCAGAGGGGCCAAAGAGAAAAAAAGCTGAAGGGGGTTAAAACATGGATCGGGGACAAGCGAGTGAATTGA
- a CDS encoding diguanylate cyclase, with product MIVNPPKKPKILCIDDEPDVLKALIRTLRTDFEVLTAESAEEGLGILDKNGDISVLLSDFNLKGLSGGDFLRIARNKAPNAVRALLSGHIDLKQMSDSINRAEIHRLILKPWDNDYLIIQMKEALIAHSILVEKDLLRQLAITDPVTGLTNHRYFQETLQLEWLHSKSKNFTSPLSLFMIDIDNFKSCNDRYGHLAGDQILAEIADRMKVTKKGNESLSRYGGEEFALLLPNTGSTDAHSRADFLRQQIAASPIALEKGINHTLTVSIGVATQTKRREFSRPADLIAAADTALYQAKKFGRNCTAVATSTHDRN from the coding sequence TTGATTGTAAACCCGCCAAAGAAGCCAAAGATCCTCTGTATCGATGATGAACCCGATGTTCTCAAAGCATTGATTCGAACATTGCGAACCGATTTTGAAGTATTGACTGCAGAATCAGCAGAAGAAGGACTTGGGATTCTGGACAAAAATGGAGACATCTCCGTTCTCCTCAGTGACTTTAATCTAAAAGGACTTTCCGGTGGAGATTTCTTGCGAATCGCCAGAAATAAAGCACCCAACGCCGTGCGAGCTCTATTGAGCGGGCACATCGATCTGAAACAAATGTCTGACTCAATCAATCGTGCCGAAATTCACCGTTTAATTCTTAAGCCCTGGGACAATGACTATCTCATTATTCAAATGAAAGAAGCACTCATTGCTCACAGTATCCTGGTGGAAAAGGATCTCTTGCGTCAGCTTGCAATCACAGATCCTGTCACCGGTCTTACGAACCACAGATACTTCCAGGAAACTCTCCAACTGGAATGGCTCCACTCAAAATCAAAAAACTTCACCTCGCCGCTCAGTTTATTCATGATAGATATTGATAACTTCAAATCCTGCAACGATCGGTACGGCCATTTGGCTGGCGACCAAATTCTTGCAGAAATTGCTGATCGTATGAAAGTGACAAAAAAGGGAAATGAGTCGTTGAGTCGATATGGAGGAGAGGAATTTGCTCTTCTTTTACCTAACACTGGGTCGACCGATGCTCATTCCAGAGCCGATTTTCTCCGACAACAAATCGCTGCCTCTCCTATCGCGCTGGAGAAAGGCATCAATCACACTTTGACCGTAAGCATAGGAGTGGCTACCCAAACCAAAAGACGGGAATTTTCCCGTCCGGCGGACCTTATTGCTGCTGCCGACACCGCTCTTTATCAGGCAAAGAAATTCGGCCGAAACTGCACTGCTGTCGCAACCTCGACCCACGACCGGAACTAA
- a CDS encoding histidine kinase, with protein sequence MDRGQASELKPFLSIVLIIATLFTLVFLKMEVRRMGYSVFAVSRNYKVLRDRHRLLVMQYAQITRPDRVKRIAISKYTLNDAKVGQIIQMMGSQIALPQ encoded by the coding sequence ATGGATCGGGGACAAGCGAGTGAATTGAAGCCATTTTTGAGTATTGTTCTTATTATCGCCACCCTTTTTACACTCGTTTTTTTAAAAATGGAAGTGCGTAGAATGGGATATTCGGTGTTTGCGGTGTCTCGGAATTACAAGGTCCTTCGTGATCGCCATCGTCTACTCGTTATGCAATACGCACAAATTACGCGACCCGATCGTGTTAAAAGAATCGCCATTTCTAAATACACTTTGAATGACGCAAAAGTTGGCCAGATTATTCAGATGATGGGTTCTCAGATTGCTCTGCCCCAATAA
- a CDS encoding transglycosylase SLT domain-containing protein, whose protein sequence is MKNTRMKNGLFRGYLSLWISLSPIAFVGSYHNALVGGTLDEETPVVMSDMEGLKSVAGDRPWTPPKYDVQSDALGYTPDTFGIPAGMESRVSFWVDIYSKYTTDQGLLHDSQYINIVYEAVDFSDLMSQADLSLHEKTRARKKRVDQAKKTIRERLSRLQNLKSSEGLEGEDLRYWNLFASVEGSRKFVEAGREGRLRFQLGQKDRFEQGIHYSGKYLEEMEQIFRDEKLPIELTRLPFVESSFNIKARSRVGASGIWQFMRYTGRQYLKMNAFVDERNDPLIATRAAARLLHFNYNMLESWPLAVTAYNHGPAGVRRLSQKFSTTNIVELIDVRKGRFGFASANFYASFLAALVVEKNAKAFFSNPIWMPTLKTELLKLDRTIFTRNLIELYNGDEQKAQESNPHLHSSVWRGNRTLREGTSIRIPQGMKDLFVQKSKEYKIQPPKLGEKTEQKLEAQYRVERGDTLSEIAHQFNVSVQDILELNDIGNPRLLRPGVKISIPEK, encoded by the coding sequence ATGAAAAATACGAGAATGAAAAATGGACTTTTTAGGGGCTATCTGTCGCTTTGGATATCCTTGTCGCCAATCGCATTTGTTGGAAGCTATCACAATGCTTTGGTGGGCGGAACCCTCGATGAGGAAACTCCCGTTGTTATGAGCGATATGGAGGGATTGAAGTCTGTGGCTGGAGATCGCCCCTGGACTCCTCCTAAATACGATGTGCAGTCGGATGCGCTGGGATATACTCCTGATACTTTCGGAATTCCGGCAGGGATGGAGTCACGAGTTTCTTTTTGGGTTGATATATATTCTAAATACACGACAGATCAGGGGTTGCTGCACGACAGTCAATATATTAATATTGTTTATGAGGCGGTTGATTTCTCGGACTTGATGTCACAAGCGGATTTGAGTCTTCATGAGAAGACGCGCGCAAGAAAGAAGCGCGTGGATCAAGCGAAGAAAACAATTCGAGAGAGACTTTCTCGTTTGCAGAATCTAAAGAGTTCAGAGGGGCTTGAAGGTGAGGATTTGCGCTATTGGAACTTGTTCGCGTCCGTTGAGGGGAGCAGGAAATTTGTTGAGGCCGGGCGTGAGGGCCGTCTCCGATTCCAGTTGGGACAAAAGGATAGATTTGAACAGGGGATTCATTATTCCGGAAAATATTTAGAAGAGATGGAACAAATCTTTCGAGATGAGAAGTTGCCGATAGAATTGACTCGTCTTCCGTTTGTTGAAAGTAGTTTTAATATCAAGGCGAGATCGAGAGTCGGAGCCTCGGGAATCTGGCAATTTATGCGGTACACTGGTCGGCAGTATTTGAAAATGAATGCTTTTGTTGATGAACGAAATGATCCCCTTATCGCCACTCGCGCTGCTGCCAGATTGCTTCACTTCAATTACAATATGTTGGAGTCCTGGCCACTCGCCGTTACAGCTTATAATCATGGGCCGGCGGGAGTACGCCGGCTCTCTCAGAAGTTCAGCACGACAAATATCGTCGAATTGATCGATGTGAGAAAGGGTCGATTTGGCTTTGCTTCAGCGAACTTCTATGCCAGCTTTCTTGCGGCCCTTGTGGTAGAGAAGAATGCAAAGGCATTCTTTTCAAATCCCATTTGGATGCCGACCCTGAAGACGGAGTTATTGAAGCTGGATCGGACTATTTTTACAAGAAATTTAATAGAACTTTATAATGGGGATGAGCAAAAGGCCCAAGAGTCAAATCCACATTTGCATTCAAGCGTTTGGCGTGGCAATCGAACTCTTAGAGAAGGTACAAGTATTCGAATCCCACAAGGCATGAAAGACCTATTTGTTCAAAAATCAAAGGAATATAAAATCCAACCCCCAAAGCTGGGAGAGAAAACAGAACAAAAACTAGAAGCGCAATACCGTGTCGAGCGGGGCGATACTTTGAGTGAAATCGCTCACCAGTTTAATGTGAGCGTACAGGATATCCTCGAGCTCAACGACATCGGGAATCCGCGGCTTCTTCGACCTGGAGTAAAAATTAGCATTCCCGAAAAATAA